From the Pyrinomonadaceae bacterium genome, one window contains:
- the dxs gene encoding 1-deoxy-D-xylulose-5-phosphate synthase: MKLLQNIESPADLRRLKVDQLQEVAEEIRQHILETMARVGGHTGASLGAVELAVAMHYAFDTPHDRLVWDVGHQAYAHKILTGRRDLLPTVKQYGGISGFLRRDESEYDTFGAGHASTSLSAALGMAIARDRKNEDHHVIALIGDASLAGGMAMEAVNQAGHLKTRLIVVLNDNEMSIAPAVGALTGYLNRIREAHGYHRFKDEVEETLLSIPALGGALHHAAKTMKDAIASAVLPGALVNELGFKYIGYVDGHNVKSLVRALNEAKQIKDGPVIVHALTTKGKGHPAAENDYYKWHATGPFDLKTGKPVKSAAKAPTYTKVFGETLCELMARDEKVVALTAAMPDGTGVCDALEKFPERSFDVGIAEQHCVTFAAGLSVEGLKPVCAIYSTFLQRAFDQLVHDVCIQDLNVKFCLDRGGIAGGDGPTHHGLLDIAYLRGVPNIVVMAPKDEGEMRDMMFTMIEHVGPAAMRYPRGNGMGVPIDQPPQLLEIGKAELLRDGGEVAIVGYGSMVHPSLEAAANLAKDGIETTVINARFVKPLDSALLLALARTKRLIVTVEEAYLAGGFGSAILELLEENGLQDKVSLVRMGIPDRIVTHGDAKLLLAKYGLDSDGIYTRVKEAVDVLDDRRAQHHKVIA, from the coding sequence ATGAAATTGCTTCAAAACATCGAATCGCCCGCAGACCTGCGGCGGCTGAAAGTCGATCAATTACAAGAAGTCGCCGAAGAAATTCGGCAGCACATTCTGGAAACGATGGCGCGTGTCGGCGGCCACACGGGAGCCTCTCTGGGCGCTGTCGAATTGGCTGTGGCGATGCACTACGCGTTCGATACGCCTCACGATCGGCTGGTTTGGGACGTCGGCCACCAGGCGTATGCGCACAAAATCCTGACGGGGCGCCGCGACCTTTTGCCGACGGTGAAGCAGTATGGCGGCATCAGCGGTTTCCTGCGCCGCGATGAATCTGAGTACGACACCTTTGGGGCGGGCCATGCCTCTACTTCCCTTTCCGCCGCGCTCGGAATGGCAATCGCGCGCGACCGCAAAAACGAAGATCATCACGTCATCGCATTGATCGGCGACGCATCGCTGGCGGGCGGCATGGCGATGGAAGCCGTCAATCAAGCGGGTCATTTGAAAACGCGTCTGATCGTCGTGCTCAATGACAACGAGATGTCGATCGCGCCGGCGGTCGGCGCCTTGACGGGTTATCTCAATCGCATTCGCGAAGCCCATGGTTATCACCGCTTCAAAGACGAAGTGGAAGAGACGCTACTCTCGATTCCCGCACTCGGCGGAGCGCTGCATCACGCGGCGAAGACGATGAAGGATGCGATTGCCTCGGCGGTTTTGCCGGGTGCGCTCGTAAATGAACTCGGCTTCAAATACATCGGCTACGTAGACGGACACAACGTCAAGTCTTTGGTCAGAGCGCTCAACGAAGCCAAGCAAATCAAAGACGGCCCCGTCATCGTTCACGCGCTGACGACCAAAGGCAAAGGCCACCCGGCAGCGGAAAACGATTACTACAAGTGGCATGCGACCGGTCCTTTCGATCTGAAAACAGGCAAGCCGGTGAAGTCGGCGGCCAAGGCGCCAACCTATACCAAAGTGTTCGGCGAAACGTTGTGCGAGTTGATGGCCAGGGACGAGAAGGTCGTCGCCCTCACCGCCGCCATGCCGGACGGAACCGGTGTTTGCGATGCGCTGGAAAAGTTCCCCGAGCGATCATTTGACGTCGGAATCGCCGAGCAGCACTGCGTTACTTTCGCCGCCGGATTATCAGTCGAAGGACTGAAGCCGGTGTGCGCGATTTACTCGACTTTCCTGCAACGCGCGTTCGATCAGTTGGTCCACGATGTCTGCATCCAGGATCTGAACGTTAAGTTCTGCCTGGACCGCGGCGGCATCGCGGGCGGCGACGGCCCGACGCATCACGGTCTTTTGGACATCGCGTATCTGCGCGGCGTTCCGAACATAGTGGTGATGGCGCCGAAAGACGAAGGCGAAATGCGCGACATGATGTTCACGATGATCGAGCACGTCGGCCCCGCGGCGATGCGTTACCCGCGCGGTAACGGTATGGGCGTGCCCATCGATCAGCCGCCGCAGTTGCTGGAAATCGGCAAAGCCGAACTGCTGCGGGACGGCGGCGAAGTAGCAATCGTCGGGTATGGCTCGATGGTGCATCCGTCGCTTGAAGCCGCTGCGAATCTGGCGAAGGACGGCATTGAAACCACCGTCATCAACGCGCGATTCGTGAAGCCGCTCGACAGTGCTCTACTGCTGGCGCTGGCGCGCACCAAACGCCTGATTGTCACCGTGGAAGAAGCTTACCTGGCGGGTGGCTTCGGCTCCGCCATTCTCGAGTTGCTGGAAGAAAACGGACTTCAGGACAAGGTCAGCCTCGTTCGCATGGGGATTCCCGACCGCATCGTGACGCATGGTGATGCGAAACTACTGCTCGCCAAGTACGGCCTCGATTCGGATGGGATTTACACGCGCGTCAAAGAAGCCGTTGACGTCCTCGACGATCGCCGCGCGCAGCACCATAAGGTCATTGCCTGA
- a CDS encoding Spy/CpxP family protein refolding chaperone, producing the protein MFEKIRLSSAALIAVLSVSGAVVVAQDQQPPTTGTPQIQKQNRGDRLERRGKRREMRGQRLGAGLRGLDLTDQQREQARAIMRANFESHKAQIEELKQLRQKGRDGLSDADKARAKELHNQLRESRMSARNQLSSLLTTEQKIKLEERMKNRRERRERYGRKGMNRPI; encoded by the coding sequence ATGTTTGAAAAGATAAGACTTTCGAGCGCGGCGCTGATCGCCGTGCTAAGCGTGTCGGGGGCAGTTGTGGTGGCTCAGGACCAACAACCGCCCACGACTGGCACTCCCCAAATTCAGAAACAGAATCGAGGCGATCGGTTAGAGCGCCGCGGCAAACGGCGTGAGATGCGGGGCCAAAGGCTCGGCGCCGGGTTGCGCGGGCTCGATTTAACTGACCAGCAGAGAGAACAGGCGCGGGCCATCATGCGCGCCAACTTCGAGAGCCACAAGGCGCAGATCGAAGAGCTCAAACAACTGCGTCAAAAAGGACGTGACGGGTTGAGTGACGCGGACAAGGCGCGGGCAAAGGAACTGCACAATCAACTTCGCGAATCGAGGATGAGCGCGCGGAACCAGCTGTCTTCACTGCTGACCACTGAGCAGAAGATAAAGCTAGAAGAGCGGATGAAGAATCGCCGCGAACGCCGCGAGCGATATGGCCGGAAGGGAATGAATCGGCCTATCTAG
- a CDS encoding arsenate reductase ArsC yields the protein MIDKKRVLILCTGNVARSQMGEGLLRHFGGDRFEVFSGGLVPSYVRPNAITVMKELGIDISHHRSKSLNEFLETQFDYVITVCDHAAQYCPTFPGDAKRIHWSIKDPVVIGDDEAQREAFREARDDLKSRIQDFIASEGK from the coding sequence ATGATTGACAAGAAACGAGTGCTCATCCTGTGTACCGGGAACGTCGCGCGCAGTCAGATGGGAGAGGGTTTACTCCGTCACTTCGGTGGCGATCGATTTGAGGTTTTCAGTGGCGGTCTGGTGCCGAGTTACGTCCGGCCAAACGCGATTACGGTGATGAAAGAGCTGGGCATCGACATCTCGCATCATCGCTCCAAGTCGCTAAATGAATTTCTCGAAACGCAGTTCGATTACGTGATTACGGTTTGCGACCACGCCGCGCAGTACTGCCCGACGTTTCCCGGGGACGCCAAACGAATTCACTGGAGCATCAAGGATCCCGTCGTGATCGGCGACGATGAAGCGCAGCGCGAAGCTTTTCGCGAAGCCCGCGATGACTTGAAGAGTAGAATTCAGGATTTCATTGCGAGTGAAGGCAAGTGA
- a CDS encoding MIP/aquaporin family protein has protein sequence MSLARRAVAEILGTAMLLAAVVGSGIMAERLAGGNVALTLLSNTIATGAALVALILTLGPISGAHLNPAVTLSFALHSEIGWRDAVVYVLAQIVGAIGGVVTANLMFGLPPIFFSSRTRTGPAQFFSEFVATLGLVLVIRICATLQPRMIAFAVAAYITAAYWFTASTSFANPAVTLARSLSDTFTGIRPADVPMFVLAQLLGAGAAALLARWLIAAEPRRRSND, from the coding sequence GTGAGTCTGGCACGACGTGCGGTCGCGGAAATCCTCGGCACGGCGATGCTGCTGGCGGCGGTAGTTGGCTCCGGGATTATGGCTGAGCGATTGGCCGGCGGTAATGTCGCGCTGACGCTATTGTCTAACACCATCGCCACCGGCGCGGCCCTGGTCGCACTGATTCTGACTCTCGGACCGATTTCGGGCGCGCATCTAAATCCGGCGGTTACGCTCAGCTTCGCTTTACATTCCGAGATCGGCTGGCGTGACGCGGTCGTTTATGTGCTCGCGCAGATAGTGGGCGCCATCGGCGGAGTCGTTACCGCAAATCTGATGTTCGGCTTGCCGCCGATCTTTTTTTCTTCGCGTACGCGCACCGGCCCAGCGCAGTTTTTCAGCGAGTTTGTTGCCACGCTTGGCCTGGTGCTTGTGATTCGAATTTGCGCGACGCTCCAACCGCGCATGATTGCATTTGCGGTGGCGGCGTACATAACTGCCGCGTATTGGTTCACCGCTTCTACGTCGTTCGCGAATCCGGCGGTGACTCTGGCTAGATCGTTGAGCGATACGTTCACCGGCATCCGGCCCGCTGATGTGCCAATGTTTGTCTTAGCTCAACTGCTCGGCGCTGGGGCGGCCGCGCTGCTTGCTCGGTGGCTTATCGCGGCCGAGCCACGAAGGAGATCCAATGATTGA
- a CDS encoding ArsI/CadI family heavy metal resistance metalloenzyme yields MESNIENGVAVNALKAHLALNVRDVTESIDFYRKLFGIEPSKVRTGYAKFDLQNPPLNFTLNQGSVPNRGALSHLGIQVRSTEDVLATRQKWHEAGLLTRDEMQTNCCYATQDKTWVRDPDGNEWEVFVVLQDNLAETAPCECSTDVAVSADADVQPATSCCAPAPVEIAR; encoded by the coding sequence ATGGAAAGCAACATTGAAAACGGAGTAGCAGTGAATGCCTTGAAGGCTCATTTGGCGTTGAACGTGAGAGACGTGACGGAAAGCATCGACTTTTATCGAAAGCTGTTTGGGATCGAGCCAAGCAAGGTTCGCACCGGATACGCGAAATTCGACCTTCAGAACCCGCCGCTAAACTTCACTCTGAACCAGGGCAGCGTGCCGAATCGCGGCGCCCTCTCGCATCTGGGTATTCAGGTGCGCTCGACTGAGGATGTGCTGGCAACGCGGCAAAAATGGCACGAAGCCGGGCTTTTGACGCGAGATGAAATGCAGACGAACTGTTGCTACGCGACGCAGGACAAAACCTGGGTGCGCGATCCGGACGGCAACGAGTGGGAAGTCTTTGTGGTCCTGCAGGACAATCTCGCCGAAACGGCCCCGTGCGAATGCAGCACCGATGTAGCAGTTTCGGCAGACGCGGATGTGCAACCTGCGACGTCTTGTTGCGCGCCTGCTCCGGTGGAAATCGCGCGGTGA
- a CDS encoding GNAT family N-acetyltransferase, which translates to MQDISVKPNMSDCRTEGMTADDWSAVRSIYLEGIATGQATFETAAPSWEMWDAAHLPFARLIARDDRAVIGWAALSPVSRREAYKGVAEVSVYVAENSRGQGVGRTLLDQLIQDSEQNGIWTLQAAVFPENAATLALHKRCGFREVGRRERISTLNNIWRDTVLLERRSETVGVNKSTCVDHRTDV; encoded by the coding sequence ATGCAGGACATATCTGTCAAGCCGAATATGAGCGACTGCCGCACCGAGGGGATGACGGCTGACGATTGGTCTGCGGTGCGGTCGATTTATCTGGAAGGAATTGCGACCGGCCAGGCGACTTTCGAAACGGCGGCGCCTTCGTGGGAGATGTGGGACGCGGCGCATTTGCCTTTCGCGCGACTGATTGCGCGCGATGATCGGGCCGTCATTGGTTGGGCCGCACTGAGCCCAGTATCGCGACGCGAGGCATACAAGGGCGTCGCGGAAGTTAGTGTCTACGTTGCCGAGAACAGTCGCGGCCAAGGTGTAGGGCGGACGCTGCTCGACCAACTGATTCAAGATTCGGAGCAGAATGGAATCTGGACGTTGCAGGCTGCTGTGTTTCCTGAAAACGCCGCGACCCTCGCTCTTCACAAACGCTGTGGCTTTCGAGAAGTTGGCCGCCGGGAACGGATCAGTACATTGAATAACATCTGGCGCGATACGGTTTTGCTCGAGCGGCGCAGCGAAACAGTTGGAGTGAATAAATCAACATGCGTTGACCACAGAACTGACGTTTAG
- a CDS encoding metalloregulator ArsR/SmtB family transcription factor has protein sequence MSKTYDIENLFKALADRTRLRLISLIGDSEVCVCFLVAILKTSQPKISRHLAYLRRAQIVDARREGKWMHYRLIDPPDDHAARIFREVRASLAEYPELQRDREKLMQICCAPQLPVQLRHAPKPIEVAA, from the coding sequence ATGAGCAAGACTTACGACATCGAGAATCTTTTCAAAGCGCTTGCCGATCGCACGCGTCTCCGGCTGATCAGTTTGATTGGCGATTCGGAAGTGTGTGTCTGCTTTCTGGTAGCAATTCTTAAGACCAGCCAACCGAAGATTTCGCGGCACCTTGCATACCTGCGCCGCGCGCAGATTGTGGATGCGCGCCGTGAAGGAAAATGGATGCACTACCGCCTGATCGATCCACCGGACGACCACGCCGCTCGTATTTTCCGCGAAGTGCGCGCATCGCTTGCCGAATATCCTGAGTTGCAGCGCGACCGGGAGAAGCTCATGCAGATCTGCTGCGCACCCCAGCTTCCTGTGCAACTGCGCCACGCGCCAAAACCGATCGAAGTCGCCGCCTAG